Proteins encoded together in one Macadamia integrifolia cultivar HAES 741 chromosome 8, SCU_Mint_v3, whole genome shotgun sequence window:
- the LOC122087101 gene encoding serine/threonine-protein kinase GRIK1-like isoform X2 codes for MFWKSDYIVEASDMGCCSCFGFTSKPKRSLRPPAGSGISQEFLLGYVDGNGSMYNVESTGLSNGGDDEFLIRSKRPEEILSLRLQSGRICREFPVKETHHLVRTEDENGNKMINEYVHVCKIGSGSYGKVVLYQSSVDGRNYAIKAFHKSHLLKLRVAPSETAMTDVFREVSIMKMLDHPNIVNLIEVIDDPNTDHFYMVLEYVEGKWVWESSGPLGTLGESTARKYLRDVVAGLMYLHDHNIVHGDIKPDNLLVTSAGTVKIGDFGVSQVFEDDNDELRRSPGTPVFTAPECCLGLTYHHGKAADTWAVGVTLYCMVMGQYPFLGETLQDTYDKIVNNPLLITEGINPRLQNLLEGLLCKDPKQRLTLDAVARHPWVVGDEGPIPQYLCWCRRESSQQEESGWGSKQ; via the exons ATGTTTTGGAAGAGTGATTATATTGTCGAGGCCTCAGATATGGGATGTTGTAGTTGTTTCGGGTTCACTAGTAAGCCCAAAAGATCACTGAGGCCTCCTGCTGGCTCAGGCATCTCTCAAGAGTTTTTGCTGGGTTATGTTGATGGTAATGGATCTATGTACAATGTTGAATCAACAGGACTCTCGAATGGAGGTGATGATGAATTTCTCATTCGTAGTAAGCGGCCCGAAGAAATTCTCTCGTTAAGACTCCAAAGTGGAAGGATATGCAGGGAGTTTCCCGTAAAGGAAACTCATCATCTTGTACGCACAGAG GATGAGAATGGGAATAAGATGATTAATGAGTATGTCCATGTGTGTAAGATTGGTTCTGGAAGCTATGGGAAAGTG GTTTTATATCAAAGCAGTGTTGATGGTAGGAATTATGCTATTAAg gCTTTTCACAAGTCTCATTTGTTAAAGCTCCGGGTAGCACCATCTGAAACTGCAATGACCGATGTTTTTCGGGAG GTTTCAATCATGAAAATGTTGGATCATCCCAATATAGTCAATCTTATTGAGGTGATTGATGACCCAAACACAGATCACTTCTACATGG tTCTTGAATATGTGGAAGGCAAGTGGGTGTGGGAGAGTTCTGGTCCACTTGGCACCTTAGGGGAAAGTACCGCTCGCAAGTACTTGCGGGATGTAGTTGCTGGGCTGATGTATCTGCACGATCAT AATATTGTGCACGGAGACATCAAACCTGATAATCTTTTGGTGACAAGTGCTGGTACAGTGAAGATAGGAGACTTTGGTGTCAGCCAAGTATTTGAG GATGATAATGATGAGCTCCGACGGTCTCCTGGGACTCCTGTGTTCACAGCACCTGAGTGCTGTTTAG GTCTAACCTACCATCATGGTAAAGCGGCAGATACATGGGCTGTGGGTGTAACTTTGTACTGTATGGTTATGGGTCAATACCCCTTTCTTGGAGAGACACTGCAGGATACATATGACAAG ATTGTTAATAACCCTTTATTGATCACGGAGGGCATCAACCCACGGCTACAGAACTTGCTGGAAGGACTTCTCTGCAAAG ATCCAAAACAGAGGCTTACTTTGGATGCGGTTGCAAGACATCCTTGGGTAGTTGGCGATGAAGGGCCTATCCCGCAGTATCTTTGCTGGTGTAGGCGTGAGAGCTCTCAACAGGAAGAATCTGGCTGGGGGAGTAAACAATGA
- the LOC122087101 gene encoding serine/threonine-protein kinase GRIK1-like isoform X1: protein MVQGFIFFLIIISKALKFLMFWKSDYIVEASDMGCCSCFGFTSKPKRSLRPPAGSGISQEFLLGYVDGNGSMYNVESTGLSNGGDDEFLIRSKRPEEILSLRLQSGRICREFPVKETHHLVRTEDENGNKMINEYVHVCKIGSGSYGKVVLYQSSVDGRNYAIKAFHKSHLLKLRVAPSETAMTDVFREVSIMKMLDHPNIVNLIEVIDDPNTDHFYMVLEYVEGKWVWESSGPLGTLGESTARKYLRDVVAGLMYLHDHNIVHGDIKPDNLLVTSAGTVKIGDFGVSQVFEDDNDELRRSPGTPVFTAPECCLGLTYHHGKAADTWAVGVTLYCMVMGQYPFLGETLQDTYDKIVNNPLLITEGINPRLQNLLEGLLCKDPKQRLTLDAVARHPWVVGDEGPIPQYLCWCRRESSQQEESGWGSKQ from the exons atggTTCAgggattcattttttttcttattattatctcAAAAGCGTTGAAATTCCTAATGTTTTGGAAGAGTGATTATATTGTCGAGGCCTCAGATATGGGATGTTGTAGTTGTTTCGGGTTCACTAGTAAGCCCAAAAGATCACTGAGGCCTCCTGCTGGCTCAGGCATCTCTCAAGAGTTTTTGCTGGGTTATGTTGATGGTAATGGATCTATGTACAATGTTGAATCAACAGGACTCTCGAATGGAGGTGATGATGAATTTCTCATTCGTAGTAAGCGGCCCGAAGAAATTCTCTCGTTAAGACTCCAAAGTGGAAGGATATGCAGGGAGTTTCCCGTAAAGGAAACTCATCATCTTGTACGCACAGAG GATGAGAATGGGAATAAGATGATTAATGAGTATGTCCATGTGTGTAAGATTGGTTCTGGAAGCTATGGGAAAGTG GTTTTATATCAAAGCAGTGTTGATGGTAGGAATTATGCTATTAAg gCTTTTCACAAGTCTCATTTGTTAAAGCTCCGGGTAGCACCATCTGAAACTGCAATGACCGATGTTTTTCGGGAG GTTTCAATCATGAAAATGTTGGATCATCCCAATATAGTCAATCTTATTGAGGTGATTGATGACCCAAACACAGATCACTTCTACATGG tTCTTGAATATGTGGAAGGCAAGTGGGTGTGGGAGAGTTCTGGTCCACTTGGCACCTTAGGGGAAAGTACCGCTCGCAAGTACTTGCGGGATGTAGTTGCTGGGCTGATGTATCTGCACGATCAT AATATTGTGCACGGAGACATCAAACCTGATAATCTTTTGGTGACAAGTGCTGGTACAGTGAAGATAGGAGACTTTGGTGTCAGCCAAGTATTTGAG GATGATAATGATGAGCTCCGACGGTCTCCTGGGACTCCTGTGTTCACAGCACCTGAGTGCTGTTTAG GTCTAACCTACCATCATGGTAAAGCGGCAGATACATGGGCTGTGGGTGTAACTTTGTACTGTATGGTTATGGGTCAATACCCCTTTCTTGGAGAGACACTGCAGGATACATATGACAAG ATTGTTAATAACCCTTTATTGATCACGGAGGGCATCAACCCACGGCTACAGAACTTGCTGGAAGGACTTCTCTGCAAAG ATCCAAAACAGAGGCTTACTTTGGATGCGGTTGCAAGACATCCTTGGGTAGTTGGCGATGAAGGGCCTATCCCGCAGTATCTTTGCTGGTGTAGGCGTGAGAGCTCTCAACAGGAAGAATCTGGCTGGGGGAGTAAACAATGA
- the LOC122085892 gene encoding serine/threonine-protein kinase-like protein CCR1 yields MLPQMGLFGFSRIFPPWFLLLLMVTGVVGFGSMGPISAAFGEDGFFCAIDASGKQDVVCWERNSSLTSDAAYFSALPPMAALTGGERFMCGLEANTSFPYCWNSISSGTDLVPFNLRNTGYSLMAAGKNHVCAIRGSYYFNADSGPVDCWEMRPSSNDTLVSVYNSSFSDPSVNNLVLRNIVSGEGFTCGGVREGGIVCWGPKAADLKVQEVSETFVSLASGRDSLCGISGVSGEVQCWGVTDSFNNPPIGTRFVSLTAGARHFCGIREMDHAIECWGNFDASSVPTGSGFLAIASSDNTTCGVREDELILDCWEIHGPSSTDYRPPLQLCSPGLCTAGSCGEGNFAFNASILNVPEVTSLCVRKELQICSPCRSNCSEGFFPSSLCDENADRVCTACSLCQNSSCWDVCGLPASPEMQRQRHHQMKVMIISIGSSVSGLVLILIGCLLLYRVIASTKELPDREKTKCMPWLNKPVEEPETNNEPPAPLSTATSFGTTQVFRLSELKDATNGFKEFNELGRGSYGFVYKAVLSDGLQVAVKRANAATIIHTNSRDFEAELEILCKIRHPNIVNLLGYCVEMGERLLVYEFMPHGTLHDHLHGGLSPLNWALRLKISMEAAKGLEYLHKDAVPPIVHRDVKTSNILLDSEWTARIADFGLLTSSGRDLNADLMSDVYSFGIVLLEILSGRKDYDEDFTPPGIVDWAMPLLRQGKAAAIIDPNIALPRNVEPLLKLADIAELAVREDPSERPTMSDTALWLEQLVKSGLTF; encoded by the coding sequence ATGCTTCCCCAAATGGGGTTATTCGGGTTTTCCCGCATATTTCCTCCATGGTTTCTGCTTCTGTTAATGGTTACGGGAGTCGTTGGGTTTGGTTCAATGGGTCCAATCTCTGCCGCGTTCGGAGAAGATGGTTTCTTCTGCGCGATTGATGCGAGCGGGAAACAAGACGTGGTATGCTGGGAGAGGAACAGCTCCTTAACCTCTGATGCTGCGTATTTCAGCGCTTTACCTCCCATGGCTGCGCTCACGGGGGGCGAGCGTTTCATGTGTGGCCTTGAAGCGAATACTTCTTTTCCCTATTGTTGGAACTCGATTAGCTCAGGTACGGATCTCGTCCCTTTCAATCTCCGAAACACCGGTTACTCCCTCATGGCCGCCGGGAAGAATCATGTCTGTGCCATCAGAGGATCCTATTACTTCAATGCCGATTCGGGTCCCGTCGACTGTTGGGAAATGCGACCAAGTTCGAATGACACATTGGTTTCCGTCTATAATTCCTCGTTTTCGGATCCGTCCGTTAATAATCTAGTTTTGAGAAATATCGTTTCTGGTGAAGGTTTTACTTGCGGTGGAGTAAGAGAAGGAGGGATTGTTTGTTGGGGACCCAAAGCAGCCGACCTGAAGGTGCAGGAAGTGTCTGAGACTTTCGTGAGTCTTGCTTCGGGGAGGGATTCTCTGTGTGGGATATCTGGAGTCTCCGGTGAGGTCCAATGTTGGGGCGTAACTGATTCGTTCAATAATCCTCCGATCGGTACTCGATTCGTCTCTTTAACTGCCGGCGCACGCCATTTCTGCGGGATTCGGGAGATGGACCACGCGATCGAGTGTTGGGGGAACTTCGATGCTTCGTCAGTTCCCACGGGTTCTGGGTTTCTGGCCATTGCTTCGTCTGATAACACCACTTGCGGTGTTAGAGAAGATGAGCTCATACTTGATTGCTGGGAGATTCATGGCCCATCGTCTACGGATTACCGCCCTCCATTGCAGCTGTGCAGTCCTGGTCTCTGTACAGCCGGTTCCTGTGGAGAAGGGAATTTTGCTTTCAATGCCAGCATCCTCAACGTGCCTGAAGTAACGAGCTTGTGCGTCAGGAAAGAGCTGCAGATTTGCTCTCCTTGTCGATCCAACTGTTCAGAAGGCTTCTTCCCATCTAGTTTGTGCGATGAGAATGCCGATCGAGTGTGCACCGCTTGCTCTCTTTGCCAGAATAGTTCATGTTGGGATGTGTGTGGGCTCCCTGCATCTCCGGAGATGCAGAGGCAGCGGCACCACCAGATGAAAGTGATGATCATCAGCATTGGGTCTTCTGTGTCAGGTCTAGTCTTGATCTTAATTGGATGCCTTTTACTTTACCGTGTCATCGCATCTACGAAGGAACTCCCAGATAGAGAGAAGACGAAATGCATGCCCTGGTTAAACAAACCTGTGGAGGAACCCGAGACCAACAATGAACCACCGGCACCTTTGAGCACAGCCACATCCTTTGGGACAACCCAGGTGTTCCGTCTCTCAGAACTTAAGGATGCTACTAACGGGTTCAAGGAGTTCAACGAGCTAGGCAGGGGAAGCTATGGATTTGTTTACAAAGCAGTCCTTTCAGATGGGTTGCAGGTAGCAGTCAAGAGGGCCAACGCCGCCACGATAATCCATACTAACAGCCGGGACTTTGAAGCAGAGTTAGAGATCCTCTGCAAGATTCGACATCCCAATATTGTGAACTTGTTGGGTTACTGTGTAGAGATGGGTGAGAGGCTGCTTGTCTATGAATTCATGCCCCATGGCACACTTCATGATCACCTCCATGGTGGGCTCTCACCTCTGAACTGGGCCCTCAGGTTGAAGATCTCAATGGAGGCTGCGAAGGGGCTTGAATACCTTCACAAGGATGCCGTACCTCCCATTGTCCACCGGGATGTCAAGACCTCGAACATTCTCTTAGACTCTGAGTGGACAGCCCGAATTGCAGACTTTGGGCTTCTGACCTCTAGTGGCAGGGACTTAAATGCAGATTTGATGAGTGATGTATACAGCTTTGGTATAGTACTGTTGGAGATTCTCAGTGGAAGGAAAGATTATGACGAGGATTTCACTCCTCCGGGCATTGTTGATTGGGCAATGCCCTTACTTAGACAGGGTAAGGCGGCTGCAATCATTGATCCAAATATTGCTCTTCCAAGGAATGTGGAACCCTTGCTTAAACTTGCAGATATCGCAGAGCTTGCAGTGAGGGAAGATCCTTCTGAGCGCCCTACTATGTCTGATACTGCTCTGTGGTTGGAGCAACTTGTGAAGAGTGGATTGACCTTttag
- the LOC122087101 gene encoding serine/threonine-protein kinase GRIK2-like isoform X3, whose translation MVQGFIFFLIIISKALKFLMFWKSDYIVEASDMGCCSCFGFTRLSNGGDDEFLIRSKRPEEILSLRLQSGRICREFPVKETHHLVRTEDENGNKMINEYVHVCKIGSGSYGKVVLYQSSVDGRNYAIKAFHKSHLLKLRVAPSETAMTDVFREVSIMKMLDHPNIVNLIEVIDDPNTDHFYMVLEYVEGKWVWESSGPLGTLGESTARKYLRDVVAGLMYLHDHNIVHGDIKPDNLLVTSAGTVKIGDFGVSQVFEDDNDELRRSPGTPVFTAPECCLGLTYHHGKAADTWAVGVTLYCMVMGQYPFLGETLQDTYDKIVNNPLLITEGINPRLQNLLEGLLCKDPKQRLTLDAVARHPWVVGDEGPIPQYLCWCRRESSQQEESGWGSKQ comes from the exons atggTTCAgggattcattttttttcttattattatctcAAAAGCGTTGAAATTCCTAATGTTTTGGAAGAGTGATTATATTGTCGAGGCCTCAGATATGGGATGTTGTAGTTGTTTCGGGTTCACTA GACTCTCGAATGGAGGTGATGATGAATTTCTCATTCGTAGTAAGCGGCCCGAAGAAATTCTCTCGTTAAGACTCCAAAGTGGAAGGATATGCAGGGAGTTTCCCGTAAAGGAAACTCATCATCTTGTACGCACAGAG GATGAGAATGGGAATAAGATGATTAATGAGTATGTCCATGTGTGTAAGATTGGTTCTGGAAGCTATGGGAAAGTG GTTTTATATCAAAGCAGTGTTGATGGTAGGAATTATGCTATTAAg gCTTTTCACAAGTCTCATTTGTTAAAGCTCCGGGTAGCACCATCTGAAACTGCAATGACCGATGTTTTTCGGGAG GTTTCAATCATGAAAATGTTGGATCATCCCAATATAGTCAATCTTATTGAGGTGATTGATGACCCAAACACAGATCACTTCTACATGG tTCTTGAATATGTGGAAGGCAAGTGGGTGTGGGAGAGTTCTGGTCCACTTGGCACCTTAGGGGAAAGTACCGCTCGCAAGTACTTGCGGGATGTAGTTGCTGGGCTGATGTATCTGCACGATCAT AATATTGTGCACGGAGACATCAAACCTGATAATCTTTTGGTGACAAGTGCTGGTACAGTGAAGATAGGAGACTTTGGTGTCAGCCAAGTATTTGAG GATGATAATGATGAGCTCCGACGGTCTCCTGGGACTCCTGTGTTCACAGCACCTGAGTGCTGTTTAG GTCTAACCTACCATCATGGTAAAGCGGCAGATACATGGGCTGTGGGTGTAACTTTGTACTGTATGGTTATGGGTCAATACCCCTTTCTTGGAGAGACACTGCAGGATACATATGACAAG ATTGTTAATAACCCTTTATTGATCACGGAGGGCATCAACCCACGGCTACAGAACTTGCTGGAAGGACTTCTCTGCAAAG ATCCAAAACAGAGGCTTACTTTGGATGCGGTTGCAAGACATCCTTGGGTAGTTGGCGATGAAGGGCCTATCCCGCAGTATCTTTGCTGGTGTAGGCGTGAGAGCTCTCAACAGGAAGAATCTGGCTGGGGGAGTAAACAATGA
- the LOC122087101 gene encoding serine/threonine-protein kinase GRIK2-like isoform X4: MFWKSDYIVEASDMGCCSCFGFTRLSNGGDDEFLIRSKRPEEILSLRLQSGRICREFPVKETHHLVRTEDENGNKMINEYVHVCKIGSGSYGKVVLYQSSVDGRNYAIKAFHKSHLLKLRVAPSETAMTDVFREVSIMKMLDHPNIVNLIEVIDDPNTDHFYMVLEYVEGKWVWESSGPLGTLGESTARKYLRDVVAGLMYLHDHNIVHGDIKPDNLLVTSAGTVKIGDFGVSQVFEDDNDELRRSPGTPVFTAPECCLGLTYHHGKAADTWAVGVTLYCMVMGQYPFLGETLQDTYDKIVNNPLLITEGINPRLQNLLEGLLCKDPKQRLTLDAVARHPWVVGDEGPIPQYLCWCRRESSQQEESGWGSKQ, from the exons ATGTTTTGGAAGAGTGATTATATTGTCGAGGCCTCAGATATGGGATGTTGTAGTTGTTTCGGGTTCACTA GACTCTCGAATGGAGGTGATGATGAATTTCTCATTCGTAGTAAGCGGCCCGAAGAAATTCTCTCGTTAAGACTCCAAAGTGGAAGGATATGCAGGGAGTTTCCCGTAAAGGAAACTCATCATCTTGTACGCACAGAG GATGAGAATGGGAATAAGATGATTAATGAGTATGTCCATGTGTGTAAGATTGGTTCTGGAAGCTATGGGAAAGTG GTTTTATATCAAAGCAGTGTTGATGGTAGGAATTATGCTATTAAg gCTTTTCACAAGTCTCATTTGTTAAAGCTCCGGGTAGCACCATCTGAAACTGCAATGACCGATGTTTTTCGGGAG GTTTCAATCATGAAAATGTTGGATCATCCCAATATAGTCAATCTTATTGAGGTGATTGATGACCCAAACACAGATCACTTCTACATGG tTCTTGAATATGTGGAAGGCAAGTGGGTGTGGGAGAGTTCTGGTCCACTTGGCACCTTAGGGGAAAGTACCGCTCGCAAGTACTTGCGGGATGTAGTTGCTGGGCTGATGTATCTGCACGATCAT AATATTGTGCACGGAGACATCAAACCTGATAATCTTTTGGTGACAAGTGCTGGTACAGTGAAGATAGGAGACTTTGGTGTCAGCCAAGTATTTGAG GATGATAATGATGAGCTCCGACGGTCTCCTGGGACTCCTGTGTTCACAGCACCTGAGTGCTGTTTAG GTCTAACCTACCATCATGGTAAAGCGGCAGATACATGGGCTGTGGGTGTAACTTTGTACTGTATGGTTATGGGTCAATACCCCTTTCTTGGAGAGACACTGCAGGATACATATGACAAG ATTGTTAATAACCCTTTATTGATCACGGAGGGCATCAACCCACGGCTACAGAACTTGCTGGAAGGACTTCTCTGCAAAG ATCCAAAACAGAGGCTTACTTTGGATGCGGTTGCAAGACATCCTTGGGTAGTTGGCGATGAAGGGCCTATCCCGCAGTATCTTTGCTGGTGTAGGCGTGAGAGCTCTCAACAGGAAGAATCTGGCTGGGGGAGTAAACAATGA
- the LOC122086624 gene encoding F-box/kelch-repeat protein At5g60570-like, translated as MLLEAAESKRLFDLNLPCLMPDKFCSDFVEITEDVVLEMGSEIGNSDGRRCQHCRCTAESCDSFLPGLHDDIVLTCLAWARRSDYASLACLNRRFNSLIASGSLYGLRKQMGIAEHWVYLVCDPRGWEAFDPMRKKWMRLPKIPCDECFNHADKESLAVGSELLVFGRELLDFATWKYSLVRRNWVRCQGMNLPRCLFGSSSFGSISIVAGGSDKKGKILESAELYDSETGRWELLPNMHSPRKLCSGFFMDGKFYVIGGMSSHTVSLTCGEEYNLKTRKWTKIEGMYPNVNQVAQAPPLVAVVDNQLYAVEHSTNMVKKYAKEKNTWAVLGRLPVRADSANGWGLAFKACGKELLVVGGQRGPEGEGIVLNSWCPKSGVKDGTLEWKVIGVKEHAGVFVYNCAVMGC; from the coding sequence ATGCTTCTTGAAGCCGCTGAGTCGAAGAGACTATTTGATCTCAATCTGCCGTGCTTGATGCCGGACAAATTTTGCTCTGATTTTGTCGAGATAACAGAAGACGTAGTTTTGGAGATGGGATCTGAGATAGGAAATTCCGATGGTCGTCGCTGCCAACATTGCCGATGTACTGCCGAGTCGTGCGATTCTTTTCTTCCCGGTCTTCATGATGACATTGTTCTGACCTGTCTTGCCTGGGCACGCCGATCAGATTATGCGTCGCTCGCTTGCCTCAACAGGAGATTCAATTCCTTGATAGCAAGCGGCTCCCTCTATGGATTGCGGAAGCAGATGGGCATCGCCGAGCACTGGGTCTACTTGGTCTGTGACCCTCGGGGGTGGGAAGCTTTCGACCCCATGAGAAAGAAATGGATGAGACTACCTAAGATCCCTTGTGATGAATGCTTCAATCATGCAGACAAGGAGTCCTTAGCTGTGGGTAGTGAACTACTGGTTTTTGGCCGAGAGTTATTGGATTTCGCTACCTGGAAGTATAGTTTGGTTCGTCGGAATTGGGTCAGGTGTCAGGGGATGAATCTCCCTCGATGCCTGTTCGGTTCGAGTAGCTTTGGTTCGATTTCCATTGTCGCAGGAGGGAGTGATAAGAAAGGGAAGATATTGGAATCTGCTGAGCTCTACGATTCGGAGACTGGTAGATGGGAACTGTTACCTAATATGCACTCCCCACGTAAGTTGTGCTCTGGGTTTTTCATGGATGGGAAGTTCTATGTGATAGGTGGGATGTCAAGTCATACGGTCTCATTGACTTGTGGAGAGGAGTATAATCTTAAGACGAGGAAATGGACGAAAATTGAAGGAATGTACCCAAATGTTAATCAGGTGGCTCAAGCACCGCCGCTTGTGGCAGTGGTGGATAACCAGCTCTATGCGGTTGAGCACTCAACCAACATGGTGAAGAAGTATGCTAAGGAGAAGAACACCTGGGCTGTCTTGGGAAGGCTCCCTGTCAGAGCTGATTCTGCGAATGGTTGGGGCTTGGCTTTTAAGGCATGTGGGAAGGAACTGCTAGTTGTAGGTGGGCAGAGAGGCCCGGAAGGTGAGGGTATCGTCTTGAACTCTTGGTGTCCGAAGTCGGGGGTCAAGGATGGGACCTTGGAGTGGAAGGTGATCGGTGTGAAGGAGCACGCCGGGGTGTTTGTCTATAATTGTGCCGTCATGGGTTGTTGA